Proteins found in one Erythrobacter sp. 3-20A1M genomic segment:
- a CDS encoding DUF177 domain-containing protein, with amino-acid sequence MSRPEFSRPVRLRQIDSRPVSLTATEEERAALARRFAIRAIDRLEAEIALIRDGDRVIVDGTMTADIVQSCAVSGDDLPVSVEEEFALRFVPAGSFRPPEEGDEIEIELDSDDCDEVEYEGDSIDLGEAVAQTLALAIDPYAQGSGADEARAVAGIESDETPRGPLADALAALKKAD; translated from the coding sequence ATGAGCCGACCCGAATTCAGCCGACCCGTCCGCCTCAGGCAGATCGATTCGCGCCCGGTTTCGCTCACCGCGACCGAAGAGGAGCGTGCCGCGTTGGCGCGGCGCTTCGCCATTCGTGCGATCGACCGGCTGGAAGCGGAAATCGCCCTGATCCGCGACGGCGACCGGGTCATTGTGGATGGCACGATGACCGCCGATATCGTGCAGTCCTGTGCGGTGTCCGGCGACGACCTGCCGGTTTCGGTGGAGGAGGAGTTCGCCCTGCGGTTCGTACCCGCCGGATCGTTTCGGCCACCCGAGGAGGGGGACGAAATCGAGATCGAACTCGATTCGGACGACTGCGACGAGGTCGAATACGAAGGCGACAGCATCGATCTGGGCGAGGCGGTGGCGCAGACCCTGGCTCTGGCGATCGACCCCTACGCGCAAGGGTCCGGGGCCGACGAAGCACGCGCGGTGGCGGGTATCGAAAGCGACGAGACGCCGCGTGGGCCGCTGGCCGATGCTCTCGCCGCGTTGAAAAAGGCCGACTGA
- a CDS encoding M48 family metallopeptidase — MIDWLRRDPAAPPTVRCGNRDVPVSIVRHPTARRIILRPADDGQSVRVTLPRWGRTADALRFAAERSDWLAAQLARIPQRQAPGPGGSITYRGETCAIAWDANGPRKVARDRAASTLQIGGPRDLLEARLRRWLRAEASRLLTQDLADYSRRAGLPPAPLALSNARRRWGSCSSKGTIRLNWRLVQAPDFVRRSVAAHETAHRIHFDHSPRFHALLGEIFEGDIGEADAWLRAHGRSLYAAFG; from the coding sequence ATGATCGACTGGCTGCGCCGCGACCCGGCCGCGCCGCCGACTGTCCGGTGCGGGAATCGCGACGTGCCGGTCTCGATCGTGCGGCATCCGACCGCGCGGCGCATCATCCTGCGCCCCGCCGACGACGGACAAAGCGTGCGCGTCACCCTGCCGCGCTGGGGACGCACCGCCGATGCCCTGCGTTTCGCGGCCGAGCGCAGCGACTGGCTGGCCGCGCAGCTCGCCCGCATTCCCCAACGACAGGCCCCTGGTCCGGGCGGGAGCATCACCTATCGCGGCGAAACCTGTGCGATCGCGTGGGATGCGAACGGTCCGCGCAAGGTGGCCCGCGATCGCGCGGCATCCACCCTCCAGATAGGCGGGCCTCGTGATCTGCTGGAAGCGCGCCTGCGCCGCTGGCTGCGCGCGGAGGCGAGCCGGCTCCTGACGCAGGATCTGGCGGACTATTCCCGCCGAGCGGGTTTGCCGCCCGCACCGCTGGCTCTCAGCAATGCGCGTCGCCGGTGGGGGAGCTGTTCCAGCAAAGGGACGATCCGGCTCAACTGGCGGCTCGTGCAGGCCCCCGACTTCGTCCGCCGATCGGTCGCGGCGCACGAGACCGCGCATCGGATCCATTTCGATCACTCCCCGCGGTTTCACGCACTGCTGGGCGAGATCTTCGAAGGCGACATCGGTGAAGCGGATGCGTGGTTGCGGGCCCACGGGCGATCCCTTTACGCGGCGTTCGGCTGA
- a CDS encoding outer membrane protein assembly factor BamE: MTKARATGWMALGALALAGGGCTSITEQRGYVFDDTLASTIQPGIDDQRSVAATMGRPSFTSEYGQPTWYYVHNATSRGPLVSARITDSRVLAVRFDDSGNVAAIDRSGMENVVHLSPDGDKTPTLGRERSFFEDLFGNIGSVGAGQGPMSGSNTGP; the protein is encoded by the coding sequence ATGACGAAGGCAAGGGCGACGGGCTGGATGGCGCTGGGTGCGCTGGCTCTGGCGGGGGGCGGTTGCACCTCCATCACCGAACAGCGCGGCTATGTCTTCGACGATACGCTGGCGAGCACGATCCAGCCCGGGATCGACGATCAGCGATCGGTCGCGGCGACGATGGGTCGCCCCAGCTTCACCAGCGAATACGGGCAGCCGACCTGGTATTACGTGCACAACGCCACGTCGCGCGGGCCGCTGGTGAGCGCGCGGATCACCGACAGTCGCGTCCTGGCGGTGCGTTTCGACGATAGCGGCAACGTGGCCGCGATCGATCGCAGCGGGATGGAGAACGTCGTCCATCTTTCGCCCGATGGCGACAAGACGCCGACGCTCGGCCGCGAACGTAGCTTCTTCGAGGACCTGTTCGGCAATATCGGCAGCGTGGGCGCGGGGCAGGGGCCCATGAGCGGCTCGAACACCGGCCCTTAG
- the hslV gene encoding ATP-dependent protease subunit HslV produces the protein MDNGSASHGLTQWHGTTIIGVKRGGKTVIAGDGQVSMGNTVMKPNAKKVRRIGEGGKVVGGFAGATADAFTLFERLERKLEQYSGQLTRAAVELAKDWRTDKYLRNLEALMIVADADTLLVLTGNGDVLEPEGGITAIGSGGNYALSAARALVDYEDDAEKIARRAMQVAAEVCVFTNDSVTVETV, from the coding sequence ATGGACAATGGATCGGCGAGCCACGGCCTGACACAGTGGCACGGCACCACCATCATCGGGGTCAAGCGCGGCGGGAAGACCGTGATCGCGGGCGATGGCCAGGTCTCGATGGGCAACACGGTGATGAAGCCCAATGCGAAGAAGGTCCGCCGCATCGGCGAAGGTGGGAAGGTCGTCGGCGGGTTCGCCGGCGCGACCGCCGACGCCTTCACCCTGTTCGAGCGGCTGGAGCGCAAGCTGGAACAGTATAGCGGCCAGCTGACCCGTGCCGCCGTCGAACTCGCCAAGGACTGGCGCACCGACAAATACCTGCGCAACCTCGAAGCGCTCATGATCGTCGCCGACGCCGACACGCTGCTGGTGCTGACCGGCAATGGCGACGTGCTGGAGCCCGAAGGCGGGATTACCGCGATCGGCAGCGGCGGCAACTACGCGCTCAGCGCCGCGCGCGCGCTGGTCGATTACGAGGACGATGCGGAAAAGATCGCCCGCCGCGCGATGCAGGTCGCGGCGGAAGTGTGCGTTTTCACCAATGACAGCGTGACCGTCGAGACGGTCTGA
- a CDS encoding ubiquinol-cytochrome C chaperone family protein — translation MSFLSRLLGLERDPREALRPLWHRVVAEARDPHWYAECRVADTLDGRFDMVSSVLAIAMLRTEQGDAHAQDAARLAELFVEDMEGQLREAGFGDPAVGKRVGRLMSALGGRMGAYRSALTERNDEAMTAAAARNVTFVEEGGSPACVARGLMALADRLSALDYASVLKADW, via the coding sequence ATGTCCTTTCTCTCCCGCCTGCTCGGACTGGAACGGGACCCGCGCGAGGCCTTGCGACCGCTATGGCACCGGGTCGTGGCGGAAGCGCGCGATCCCCATTGGTATGCCGAATGCCGGGTTGCGGACACGCTGGATGGACGGTTCGACATGGTGTCCAGCGTGCTCGCCATCGCGATGCTGCGGACCGAGCAAGGCGATGCGCACGCGCAGGACGCGGCCCGGCTGGCCGAGCTTTTCGTGGAAGACATGGAGGGTCAGCTCCGCGAAGCGGGCTTCGGCGACCCGGCGGTCGGCAAGCGAGTGGGTCGCCTGATGAGCGCATTGGGCGGCCGCATGGGTGCCTATCGCAGCGCCCTGACCGAACGGAACGACGAAGCCATGACGGCGGCGGCAGCCCGCAACGTCACCTTCGTGGAAGAGGGGGGCTCCCCCGCATGTGTCGCGCGGGGGCTGATGGCCCTTGCCGACCGACTCTCCGCGCTCGACTATGCCAGCGTACTGAAGGCCGATTGGTGA
- a CDS encoding GHKL domain-containing protein codes for MHRRRTSSPRHWCDRPRDHELRHRFANELASTLAALHLTKASGDRSALIDQAIDRVEAQSRLFRFLVDPLPATCNLMEHVAELCHLLLRSRRSDGLVKMKVSVVTIIVPSQVAEAVLTIMNELLVNALKRVDRGVIDVRASIDTDALTFTVANDCHQEPARAQIHGVGVEAIRQIADEYGALLDFGVRESRFEARLIWPAEREGDPEPDDDLPF; via the coding sequence ATGCATCGACGCAGGACATCATCGCCAAGACACTGGTGCGACAGGCCGCGGGACCATGAACTGCGGCACCGCTTCGCCAACGAGCTCGCGTCCACGCTTGCCGCGCTACATCTCACCAAGGCGAGCGGCGACCGATCGGCGCTGATCGACCAGGCGATTGACCGTGTCGAGGCTCAAAGTAGACTCTTTCGGTTCCTCGTCGACCCTCTGCCGGCGACGTGCAACCTGATGGAGCACGTGGCCGAGCTCTGCCATCTGCTCCTTCGCTCGCGCAGATCGGACGGGCTAGTGAAGATGAAGGTTTCCGTGGTCACGATCATCGTGCCGTCGCAGGTCGCCGAGGCGGTGCTCACGATAATGAACGAGCTGCTCGTGAACGCACTCAAGCGCGTCGATCGCGGGGTCATCGACGTGCGGGCCAGCATCGATACCGACGCCCTTACATTCACCGTCGCCAACGACTGCCATCAAGAGCCCGCCCGCGCTCAAATCCACGGAGTGGGGGTCGAGGCCATACGCCAGATCGCGGACGAATACGGCGCGCTCCTCGACTTCGGCGTCCGCGAGTCCCGCTTCGAGGCAAGGCTGATCTGGCCGGCCGAGCGGGAAGGCGATCCCGAACCCGACGACGACCTTCCCTTCTAG
- the hslU gene encoding ATP-dependent protease ATPase subunit HslU, whose product MTQALTPKAIVAALDEHIVGQKDAKRAVAVALRNRWRRQQLEPELRDEVTPKNILMIGPTGCGKTEISRRLARLAEAPFVKVEATKFTEVGYVGRDVEQIARDLVEEAIRLEKDRRRESVRESASKAAMERLLDALVGDSASEATRESFRERIVQNAMNDTEVEIEVEESPFMPFDMGGMGGNVGMIDLSDMMGKALGKKPTKRRKLKVPDAWDKLVDEEAEKRLDQDDVAQVALRNAETNGIVFLDEIDKIAISEGRSGGSVSREGVQRDLLPLIEGTTVSTKHGPMKTDHVLFIASGAFHVAKPSDMLPELQGRLPIRVELRALEVEDFIRILSETRANLVSQYKALIGTENVTLEITDDAIREVATIAAQVNESVENIGARRLQTVMEKLLEELSFDAEDHSGETITVDAAYVRDKLDTLAKDTDLSKYIL is encoded by the coding sequence ATGACCCAGGCCCTTACTCCCAAGGCGATCGTCGCCGCGCTGGACGAACACATCGTCGGCCAGAAAGATGCCAAGCGCGCGGTCGCCGTGGCGCTCCGCAATCGCTGGCGTCGCCAGCAGCTCGAGCCCGAGCTGCGCGACGAGGTGACGCCGAAGAACATTCTGATGATCGGCCCGACCGGTTGCGGCAAGACCGAGATCAGCCGCCGGCTTGCCCGGCTGGCGGAGGCGCCGTTCGTGAAGGTCGAGGCGACCAAGTTCACCGAGGTCGGCTATGTCGGCCGCGATGTCGAACAGATCGCCCGCGACCTGGTGGAGGAGGCGATCCGGCTGGAGAAGGACCGCCGCCGCGAAAGCGTGCGCGAATCGGCCAGCAAGGCGGCGATGGAGCGGCTGCTCGACGCGCTCGTCGGCGACAGCGCCAGCGAGGCCACGCGCGAGAGCTTCCGCGAGCGGATCGTGCAGAACGCGATGAACGATACCGAGGTGGAGATCGAGGTCGAGGAAAGCCCCTTCATGCCGTTCGACATGGGCGGCATGGGCGGCAATGTCGGGATGATCGACCTGTCCGACATGATGGGCAAGGCGCTGGGCAAGAAGCCGACCAAGCGGCGCAAGCTCAAGGTGCCGGACGCGTGGGACAAGCTGGTCGACGAGGAGGCGGAAAAGCGCCTCGATCAGGACGACGTGGCCCAGGTCGCGCTGCGCAATGCCGAAACCAACGGGATCGTGTTCCTGGACGAGATCGACAAGATCGCGATCAGCGAGGGGCGCAGCGGTGGCTCGGTCAGCCGCGAAGGCGTGCAGCGCGACCTCCTGCCCCTGATCGAGGGGACCACGGTTTCGACCAAGCACGGGCCGATGAAGACCGACCATGTGCTGTTCATCGCGAGCGGCGCGTTCCATGTCGCCAAGCCCAGCGACATGTTGCCCGAGCTGCAGGGCCGCCTGCCGATCCGGGTGGAGCTGCGAGCGCTGGAGGTGGAGGATTTCATCCGCATCCTGAGCGAGACGCGGGCCAACCTGGTGTCGCAGTACAAGGCGCTGATCGGCACCGAGAACGTGACGCTGGAGATCACCGACGACGCGATCCGCGAAGTCGCGACCATCGCCGCGCAGGTGAACGAGAGCGTCGAGAACATCGGTGCCCGCCGCCTGCAGACGGTGATGGAGAAGCTGCTGGAGGAACTCAGCTTCGATGCCGAGGACCATTCGGGCGAAACGATCACCGTCGATGCCGCCTATGTGCGCGACAAGCTCGACACGCTGGCGAAGGACACCGACCTCAGCAAATATATCCTGTAG
- a CDS encoding helix-turn-helix domain-containing protein: MPATKPDSKLPDAFAKSFGARVAVLRERAGLSFAEFAEPMGTSKGYLWKVEKGETVPTLRNAARMARVLGVTLSELVEDVDISGMELGSRPYRGQGTRKD; this comes from the coding sequence ATGCCCGCCACGAAGCCCGATTCGAAATTGCCCGACGCGTTCGCGAAGTCTTTCGGCGCTCGGGTGGCGGTCCTACGCGAGCGAGCCGGTCTTTCCTTCGCGGAGTTCGCAGAGCCGATGGGCACAAGCAAAGGCTATCTGTGGAAGGTGGAGAAAGGCGAGACCGTCCCGACCCTCAGGAACGCCGCACGGATGGCGCGCGTGTTGGGCGTGACGCTGTCGGAGCTGGTGGAGGACGTCGACATCTCGGGCATGGAACTCGGAAGCAGACCCTATCGAGGGCAGGGCACGCGCAAGGACTGA
- a CDS encoding riboflavin synthase — MFTGIVTAIGTIERVEQRGDTRVRIACPYDPAKIAIGASIACSGACLTVVERGGEPGAAWFDVDMSAETLARTAARHWQAGERLNLEQALRLGDELGGHLVTGHVDSVGKVVSAAEEGGSVRLTIEADREIAPFIAQKGSITVDGVSLTVNEVEDTADGNVRFGLNIIPHTGEVTTLGELRSGDTVNLEIDTIARYLQRMQALAN, encoded by the coding sequence ATGTTCACTGGGATCGTCACAGCCATCGGAACGATCGAACGGGTCGAACAGCGCGGAGACACGCGCGTGCGGATCGCCTGTCCGTACGATCCGGCGAAGATCGCGATCGGCGCGAGCATCGCCTGTTCGGGCGCTTGCCTGACGGTGGTCGAGCGGGGCGGGGAGCCCGGCGCGGCGTGGTTCGACGTCGACATGTCGGCGGAAACGCTGGCGCGTACCGCCGCCCGCCACTGGCAGGCCGGTGAGCGGCTGAATCTGGAGCAGGCGCTGCGGCTGGGCGACGAACTGGGCGGGCACCTCGTCACCGGCCACGTCGATTCGGTCGGAAAGGTCGTGTCAGCGGCGGAAGAGGGCGGCTCGGTCCGCCTGACGATCGAAGCAGATCGCGAGATCGCGCCGTTCATTGCGCAAAAGGGTTCGATTACCGTGGACGGCGTATCGCTGACGGTGAACGAGGTGGAAGATACCGCCGACGGAAATGTCCGGTTCGGTCTCAACATCATTCCGCATACGGGAGAGGTGACGACGCTGGGCGAGCTTCGCTCCGGCGATACGGTCAATCTGGAGATCGATACGATCGCCCGCTACCTGCAGCGCATGCAAGCGCTGGCGAACTGA
- a CDS encoding SCO family protein produces MILLAAISLFLAACGPTQTATPINEAPLAGARIGGPFELTGEDGKTYRWSDFDGEYRIVYFGYTYCPDVCPTDMQRTMAGLKKFAKAQPQLAENIQPIFVTVDPERDTPAVLTEFTDAFHPRLLGLTGSPEKIEEVAKKFAVAYSKGQEQPGGGYLMNHQSFVYLFGPKGEPIATLPADQGADAVAAELTRWVR; encoded by the coding sequence ATGATCCTCCTCGCCGCAATCTCTCTCTTCCTCGCGGCATGCGGACCGACCCAGACCGCCACGCCGATCAATGAGGCCCCGCTCGCCGGGGCACGCATCGGTGGTCCCTTCGAACTGACCGGGGAGGACGGCAAGACCTACCGCTGGAGCGATTTCGACGGCGAATACCGGATCGTTTATTTCGGCTACACCTATTGCCCCGACGTGTGTCCGACCGACATGCAGCGCACGATGGCGGGCCTGAAGAAGTTCGCCAAAGCGCAGCCCCAACTCGCCGAGAATATCCAGCCGATCTTCGTTACCGTGGACCCGGAACGCGATACGCCGGCGGTTCTGACGGAGTTTACCGACGCGTTCCATCCGCGCCTGCTCGGCCTGACCGGCTCGCCCGAGAAGATCGAGGAAGTGGCGAAGAAGTTCGCGGTTGCGTACTCGAAGGGCCAAGAGCAGCCGGGGGGCGGCTATCTGATGAACCACCAGTCCTTCGTGTACCTGTTCGGGCCGAAGGGCGAGCCGATCGCAACTCTGCCGGCGGACCAGGGTGCCGATGCCGTGGCGGCCGAATTGACCCGCTGGGTCCGCTGA
- the ribD gene encoding bifunctional diaminohydroxyphosphoribosylaminopyrimidine deaminase/5-amino-6-(5-phosphoribosylamino)uracil reductase RibD, translating to MTPPPSDADWLAAAARLSLRGTPASRPNPAVGCIIVNGAAVVGRGWTRAGGRPHAEAAALETADAKARGATVYVTLEPCAHRSERGPACADLLVEAAPARVVIGIEDPDQRTAGAGTARLRAAGIEVVYRESEAARRSLSPYLTRHRYGRPMVTLKLAMSLDGRIALPDGRSRWITGETARAHCHIQRAMHDAILVGGKTWRADAPRLDVRLPGLERRSPERWVLTSKPVEGAQAIAAPGDIAGSDAMSLYVEGGAQAAAAFLAEDLVDRLDIYRAPIVIGDGLPAIGDIGLGELAEAHDRWTLRERRQLGSDGYESYERRRN from the coding sequence GTGACGCCCCCGCCCAGTGATGCCGACTGGCTGGCCGCCGCTGCGCGCCTGTCGTTGAGGGGAACGCCCGCAAGCCGTCCGAACCCGGCGGTCGGCTGCATTATCGTGAACGGCGCAGCGGTGGTCGGGCGCGGCTGGACCCGAGCGGGCGGCCGCCCCCATGCCGAGGCTGCAGCCCTGGAGACGGCGGACGCGAAGGCGCGCGGTGCGACCGTCTATGTCACGCTGGAGCCATGCGCGCATCGATCGGAGCGCGGACCGGCTTGCGCCGATCTATTGGTGGAGGCGGCTCCGGCCCGCGTCGTGATCGGGATCGAGGATCCTGACCAGCGCACCGCAGGGGCGGGAACGGCGCGCCTGCGCGCGGCCGGCATCGAGGTCGTTTATCGCGAGAGCGAAGCCGCCCGGCGCAGCCTCTCCCCCTATCTCACCCGCCACCGATATGGGCGTCCGATGGTGACGCTGAAGCTGGCGATGTCGCTCGACGGGCGGATCGCACTGCCGGATGGGCGGAGCCGCTGGATCACCGGCGAAACGGCGCGCGCGCACTGCCACATCCAGCGTGCGATGCATGACGCGATCCTGGTGGGCGGCAAGACATGGCGCGCGGACGCGCCGCGGCTCGATGTCCGTCTACCGGGCCTCGAACGGCGGTCGCCCGAGCGCTGGGTCCTGACCTCGAAACCGGTCGAGGGCGCACAGGCGATCGCGGCCCCCGGCGATATTGCCGGGTCGGACGCAATGTCGCTTTACGTCGAGGGCGGGGCACAGGCCGCGGCGGCTTTTCTTGCCGAAGATCTGGTCGACCGCCTCGACATCTATCGCGCGCCAATCGTGATCGGCGACGGATTGCCCGCAATTGGAGATATCGGGCTGGGCGAACTGGCGGAGGCGCACGATCGCTGGACGCTACGCGAACGTCGCCAGCTTGGCAGCGACGGGTACGAATCCTATGAGCGGCGGCGTAACTGA
- a CDS encoding ABC transporter ATP-binding protein/permease: protein MPPDLASRTDDAPAWGTIRRFLPYLWPENRPDLRWRIVVAMVLVLATKAVTLGLPLLYKKAVDAMSGGGEPLLWVALSFVLAYALGRFGSTLFDNLRNIIFERVGQDATRQLAEDVFARLHELSLRFHLSRRTGEVTKVIERGTKSIDSMLYFLLFNIAPTIIELIAIAVIFYTMFGVELVIATGIAVVVYIAMTRWITEWRTKLRAEMNDLDGTALARAVDSLLNYETVKYFGAEHREHARYSGAMRAYQRAATKSENSLGLLNIAQALVTNLLMAGAMGFVVWQWSRGRLSVGDLVAIQTYLTQLFRPLDMLGWVYRTIRQGLIDMAAMFRLMDTNVEVEDVPGAPALHVMRPAVAFEDVTFGYDSDREILHGLSFEVPAGSHVAIVGPSGAGKSTIGRLLFRFYDPQAGRILIDGQDIAKVTQESLRAAIGIVPQDSVLFNDTIGYNIAYGRADASAQEIEQAARDAAILPFIDRLPDRFGTQVGERGLKLSGGEKQRVAIARTLVKDPPIVLFDEATSALDSRTEQEILATMRRVSRDRTTLAIAHRLSTIADADRILVLDQGKLAESGSHTQLLRKRGLYAEMWSRQQAEGDDAVEAAE from the coding sequence ATGCCACCCGATCTCGCTTCCCGAACCGACGACGCGCCCGCCTGGGGCACGATCCGCCGGTTCCTCCCCTATCTATGGCCCGAGAACCGCCCCGATCTACGCTGGCGAATCGTGGTCGCGATGGTGCTGGTGCTGGCGACCAAGGCGGTCACCCTCGGTCTCCCCCTATTATATAAGAAGGCGGTCGACGCGATGTCGGGGGGTGGCGAGCCGCTGCTCTGGGTCGCGCTCAGCTTCGTGCTCGCCTACGCGCTCGGCCGCTTCGGCTCGACCCTGTTCGACAATCTGCGCAACATCATCTTCGAGCGCGTGGGACAGGACGCGACCCGGCAGCTGGCCGAGGACGTGTTCGCCCGGCTGCACGAGCTGTCGCTCCGTTTCCACCTGTCGCGCCGCACGGGCGAGGTCACCAAGGTCATAGAGCGCGGGACCAAGAGCATCGATTCGATGCTCTATTTCCTGCTCTTCAACATCGCCCCCACCATCATCGAGCTGATCGCGATCGCGGTCATCTTCTACACCATGTTCGGGGTCGAGCTGGTGATCGCCACCGGCATCGCGGTCGTCGTCTATATCGCGATGACGCGCTGGATCACCGAATGGCGGACCAAGCTGCGAGCGGAGATGAACGATCTGGACGGGACCGCCCTCGCCCGCGCGGTCGATTCGCTGCTGAATTACGAGACGGTGAAATATTTCGGTGCCGAGCATCGCGAGCATGCGCGCTATTCCGGCGCGATGCGCGCCTATCAGCGTGCGGCGACCAAATCGGAAAACTCGCTCGGCCTGCTCAACATCGCGCAGGCGCTGGTGACCAACCTGCTGATGGCGGGCGCGATGGGTTTCGTCGTGTGGCAATGGAGCCGGGGCAGGCTGTCGGTGGGCGATCTGGTCGCGATCCAGACCTATCTTACCCAGTTGTTCCGCCCGCTCGATATGCTCGGCTGGGTCTATCGCACGATCCGCCAGGGCCTGATCGACATGGCGGCAATGTTCCGCCTGATGGATACCAATGTGGAGGTGGAGGACGTGCCCGGCGCGCCCGCGCTCCATGTCATGCGCCCGGCGGTCGCGTTCGAGGATGTTACCTTCGGTTACGATTCCGATCGCGAGATCCTGCACGGGCTGAGCTTCGAAGTCCCGGCCGGATCGCATGTCGCCATCGTCGGACCGTCCGGCGCGGGCAAGTCCACCATCGGGCGGCTGCTGTTCCGCTTCTACGACCCGCAGGCGGGCCGCATTCTGATCGACGGGCAGGACATCGCCAAGGTCACGCAGGAATCGCTGCGCGCCGCGATCGGCATCGTCCCGCAGGACAGCGTGCTGTTCAACGACACCATCGGCTACAACATCGCCTATGGCCGTGCCGATGCCAGCGCGCAGGAAATCGAGCAGGCGGCGCGCGACGCCGCGATCCTGCCGTTCATCGATCGGTTGCCCGACCGCTTCGGCACCCAGGTCGGCGAACGCGGCCTGAAGCTGTCCGGCGGGGAGAAGCAGCGGGTCGCCATCGCCCGCACGCTGGTGAAGGATCCCCCGATCGTGCTGTTCGACGAGGCGACCAGCGCACTCGATTCGCGCACCGAGCAGGAAATCCTCGCCACCATGCGCCGCGTCAGCCGCGACCGCACCACGCTGGCCATTGCCCACCGGCTGTCCACCATCGCCGATGCGGACCGCATCTTGGTGCTCGATCAGGGGAAGCTGGCCGAATCCGGTTCACACACGCAATTGCTGCGCAAGCGCGGACTTTACGCCGAGATGTGGTCGCGCCAGCAGGCCGAAGGGGACGACGCGGTCGAAGCCGCCGAGTAG
- a CDS encoding YcgN family cysteine cluster protein, with amino-acid sequence MRDAFWELPLDRLDAGEWEALCDGCGRCCLHKLEDADTGEIEDTNVCCKLLDPQTARCSDYKHRKAFVPDCLRLTPGMVSGLSWLPETCAYRRRSEGRRLPRWHYLICGDRDEVHRSGAGVAGRVISETKAGPLEHHIVDWGDE; translated from the coding sequence ATGCGCGATGCCTTCTGGGAATTGCCGCTCGACCGGCTGGATGCCGGGGAATGGGAGGCATTGTGCGACGGGTGCGGGCGCTGCTGCCTGCACAAGCTGGAAGATGCGGATACCGGCGAGATCGAGGACACGAACGTCTGCTGCAAGCTGCTCGATCCGCAAACGGCGCGGTGTAGCGACTACAAGCATCGCAAGGCCTTCGTGCCCGATTGCCTGCGCCTGACGCCGGGCATGGTGTCCGGCCTGTCCTGGTTGCCCGAAACCTGCGCCTATCGCCGCCGATCCGAGGGGCGGCGGTTGCCGCGCTGGCATTACCTCATCTGCGGCGATCGCGACGAAGTCCATCGCAGCGGCGCGGGTGTTGCGGGGCGGGTCATCAGCGAGACGAAGGCCGGGCCGCTTGAACACCACATCGTCGACTGGGGCGATGAATGA